AGCAGCTTCCTGGGAGCAGTCAACAGCGACCAGTACAGTCGGCTGCTCACCCTGGCGCAGAAGGCCCAGCTTACCGACCACGGTGATCAGAGCCTCCACGGCCAGAACCTGCGCCACATCAGCGTCACCTTTGGCAAGGATGCCCTCAAGGACCTGCTCAACTCCTTTGAACAGCTGCCCAGCGGCCTCAGCCAGAGCGACCTGCAGCAGATTGAGCAGGCCACGACCCTGCAACAGGCCGGGTTAGAACTCTGGATCGATGAACAGAACTTCTACGTCCACGAACTGGGGCTTACCATGAAGATGGACCTCGATCTGAACAAGCTGCTGCAGGGCACGCCGACCACCAGCAGCTCTGGCCTCAGCGGAGTTTTCTCGATTCAGACCAATGCCACCGTGGACTACAGCAAGTTCAACCAGCCCGTCAGCATCAACGCGCCGGCCAACGCCACGCCCACTGACAACCCCCTGACCATCTTCCAGCAGTAAGAAGCAAGGCAGGATGGGCAAGCTGCCATCCTCCGTCCGCTGAAGCGCGCAGCGAGGCAAGGCAGCCAAGGCAGCCAAGGCAGCTCGTTCCCTACCCAAAAAGCGAGGACAGACCGGACCCGAGATCGGTCGATCGGTCATGTCCTCGCTCTCCCTTTCTCAGATGGCGTTTCTTTCCGATACGCCAAGGCAGCCGGAGTCAGCCAGGCTAATCACGACCTGGGCGCTCCAGCTCAGTCTGATCGGCATACTGTGGGGCATAGGCCCGCATCCGCTGCTGCTGCTCGCGAATCAGCTCGGCCCGCTGACGCAGCGCGCGGGCGGCCCGCGCGGCATCGAAACTGACCAGACGGCTCAGCTCAGGATCGTTGGCCACCGCCTCGAAGCGCGCCGCGAACGAAGCAATCGTCTCTGGATCAGTAATGCGTCCCTCCCGCACCGCATTGTACGTGCTGACCAGGATCTCCTCTTTCAACGTCCTGGGAGAGGACGGAGCAGCGGCAGCCTTTCCTGACTCAGAGGCCCCGGCAGAGGCCTTCCCCAGGGCGGGGCCGGGGGAAGGATCAGCCGCGCGAGCCGTAGCCGCCAGGCTCTGGCCAGCGCCGGCTCCAGCAGCCGCCGGACTCGCGCCCCTTGCACCGTCAGTCCCGTTGACCGTTCCAGCACTGGCCTGCACTGCCTCCATCGCATCC
The sequence above is a segment of the Thermogemmatispora onikobensis genome. Coding sequences within it:
- a CDS encoding DUF6612 family protein, whose amino-acid sequence is MLTRRLSISSLLAALLGLTLLLSACGSASSGNTKSTLTAQQVLQKAITTMQHLKTAHLDFSLMSNLQMHSQGTATPTSQSSTTPNNLALSMQGSSDEAFPGEASAQIKVSLPGLGTNQQLNEVIKDGKVYIQNKQGQWYVLEQSSLTGTSSFLGAVNSDQYSRLLTLAQKAQLTDHGDQSLHGQNLRHISVTFGKDALKDLLNSFEQLPSGLSQSDLQQIEQATTLQQAGLELWIDEQNFYVHELGLTMKMDLDLNKLLQGTPTTSSSGLSGVFSIQTNATVDYSKFNQPVSINAPANATPTDNPLTIFQQ